The following coding sequences lie in one Methanobacterium alcaliphilum genomic window:
- the cysK gene encoding cysteine synthase A yields the protein MVNIPELKRGIANDITETIGNTPLVRLNRLTTGLKANVVVKVESFNPISSVKDRIGVSLIEYGEQQGIIKEGSVLIEPTSGNTGIALGFVAAAKGYRLILTMPDTMSLERRKLLAVFGAEIVLTPGEDGMPGAIAKAEELAKEIPNAVLPQQFKNPANPKIHRETTAEEIWRDTEGKADIIVAGVGTGGTITGIAEVLKERKPGFKAVAVEPETSQVLATGIKGPHKIQGIGAGFVPDVLKTDLIDEIIPVKDEDAASTLLRLAREEGIFAGISSGAATWAALELAKREENEGKLIVAVLPDTGERYLSMEWVFEELYNNYDTII from the coding sequence ATGGTAAATATACCAGAACTCAAAAGAGGAATTGCAAACGATATCACAGAAACTATAGGAAATACTCCATTAGTACGATTAAACCGATTGACTACTGGCCTTAAAGCTAATGTTGTGGTAAAAGTAGAATCATTCAACCCAATCAGCAGTGTTAAAGATAGAATTGGTGTTTCTCTAATTGAATATGGTGAACAACAAGGAATAATTAAAGAAGGTTCTGTTTTGATTGAACCTACCAGTGGGAACACTGGAATTGCATTAGGTTTTGTTGCTGCTGCAAAAGGATACAGATTAATACTCACAATGCCGGACACCATGTCCTTAGAGCGAAGAAAACTATTGGCAGTGTTTGGAGCAGAAATAGTTTTAACTCCCGGAGAAGATGGGATGCCTGGAGCAATTGCAAAAGCTGAAGAATTAGCCAAAGAAATACCAAATGCTGTGCTACCTCAACAATTTAAAAACCCTGCAAACCCTAAAATTCACAGGGAAACTACTGCCGAAGAAATTTGGAGAGATACTGAAGGTAAAGCAGATATTATTGTTGCAGGTGTAGGTACTGGTGGCACTATTACGGGTATAGCTGAAGTTTTAAAGGAAAGAAAACCTGGATTTAAGGCAGTTGCTGTAGAACCAGAAACTTCACAAGTATTAGCCACTGGAATAAAAGGTCCACACAAAATACAAGGTATAGGGGCTGGTTTTGTTCCGGATGTTCTAAAAACTGATTTAATTGACGAGATTATTCCCGTAAAAGATGAAGATGCTGCTTCAACTTTACTGCGACTTGCTCGTGAAGAAGGAATATTTGCTGGTATTTCTTCAGGTGCAGCTACATGGGCTGCACTGGAGTTAGCTAAAAGAGAAGAAAATGAAGGTAAATTAATTGTAGCAGTTTTACCAGATACTGGGGAAAGATACCTATCTATGGAGTGGGTATTTGAAGAACTCTACAATAATTATGATACCATCATATAA